A single genomic interval of Alteromonas sp. BL110 harbors:
- the nqrE gene encoding NADH:ubiquinone reductase (Na(+)-transporting) subunit E, producing the protein MEHYLSLFVRSIFVENMALSLFLGMCTFLAVSKKVKTAMGLGVAVIVVLGISVPVNQIIYVNILAPGALAWAGFPEADLSFLNFLTFIGVIAALVQILEMSLDKFFPALYNALGIFLPLITVNCAIFGGVAFAVQREYNLTESVVYGVGSGIGWAIAIVLLAAVREKLKYADMPDGVRGLGSVFMIAGLMALGFQSFTGIQL; encoded by the coding sequence ATGGAACATTATTTGTCGTTATTTGTTCGCTCAATTTTCGTTGAGAACATGGCGTTATCACTTTTCTTAGGTATGTGTACCTTCCTTGCGGTATCTAAGAAAGTTAAAACTGCTATGGGTCTTGGTGTAGCGGTAATCGTGGTACTAGGTATCTCGGTTCCGGTTAACCAAATTATTTATGTAAACATTCTTGCTCCGGGCGCATTAGCATGGGCAGGTTTCCCAGAAGCTGACTTAAGCTTCCTTAACTTCCTAACCTTTATCGGTGTTATTGCGGCATTGGTACAGATCCTAGAGATGAGCTTAGATAAGTTCTTCCCTGCGCTATACAACGCACTAGGTATCTTCCTTCCGCTGATTACCGTTAACTGTGCAATCTTCGGTGGTGTAGCGTTTGCGGTACAGCGTGAATATAACCTGACCGAAAGTGTTGTTTACGGCGTAGGAAGTGGTATTGGCTGGGCAATTGCGATTGTGTTGCTTGCGGCAGTACGTGAAAAGCTTAAGTATGCTGATATGCCTGATGGTGTTCGTGGTCTAGGTTCTGTGTTTATGATCGCGGGTCTAATGGCACTAGGCTTCCAGTCATTCACTGGTATTCAGCTGTAA
- a CDS encoding FAD:protein FMN transferase → MIRFGIRIFLAFFAIGILVLASCSDEKTPVVHLQGQTMGTTYNVKYLVAETPVEGLQAEIDARLVDVNKMMSTYDPTSELSRFNQYRYTDNFSVSPDTLTVVNEALRLANLSGGVLDVTVGPLVNLWGFGPTKRPEKVPSQADIDDIREYVGYKKLSTTPTGLKKSHPMLYVDLSTIAKGFGVDEVAEILEKHGIENYLVEIGGEMRVKGERGDGSEWLIAIEKPVTTERAVQKVVSIGENAVATSGDYRNYYEEGGVRYSHLIDPTTGKPITHNLVSVTVVHPSSMTSDGLATAFNVMGWEQAIAVAEQEQLAVFLIRRTDDGFEEYASPEFDKLVTVHN, encoded by the coding sequence GTGATTCGTTTTGGTATTCGAATTTTTCTCGCTTTTTTTGCTATTGGTATACTTGTACTAGCAAGCTGTAGCGACGAAAAAACGCCTGTAGTGCACCTTCAAGGGCAGACTATGGGTACAACCTACAATGTGAAATACCTTGTAGCTGAAACACCGGTAGAAGGCTTACAGGCTGAAATAGATGCTCGCCTTGTTGACGTTAATAAGATGATGTCGACCTACGACCCTACTTCTGAACTTTCACGCTTTAACCAATATCGTTACACCGATAATTTCTCCGTATCACCAGATACCTTAACCGTGGTAAACGAGGCATTGCGATTGGCCAACCTTAGTGGCGGCGTACTTGATGTTACTGTTGGTCCATTGGTTAACTTGTGGGGGTTTGGCCCAACGAAGCGCCCTGAAAAAGTGCCAAGCCAAGCCGATATTGACGATATTCGCGAATATGTGGGCTATAAGAAGCTATCAACCACACCTACAGGTTTAAAGAAAAGTCACCCCATGCTGTACGTCGACTTATCGACCATTGCCAAAGGTTTTGGTGTAGACGAAGTGGCTGAGATTCTTGAAAAGCACGGTATTGAAAACTACCTTGTGGAAATAGGTGGGGAAATGCGCGTAAAAGGCGAGCGCGGCGACGGAAGTGAATGGCTTATTGCTATTGAAAAGCCGGTCACTACTGAACGCGCAGTTCAAAAAGTTGTCTCAATAGGTGAAAACGCGGTTGCTACATCGGGTGACTACCGTAACTATTACGAAGAAGGTGGCGTACGTTACTCGCACCTGATAGACCCGACTACCGGCAAACCTATTACGCATAATTTGGTGTCGGTTACCGTTGTTCACCCTTCGTCTATGACGTCAGATGGCTTGGCTACGGCGTTCAATGTGATGGGATGGGAGCAAGCAATAGCGGTTGCAGAGCAAGAGCAACTTGCAGTATTCCTCATTCGTCGCACAGATGACGGATTTGAAGAGTATGCGTCGCCAGAATTTGATAAACTGGTCACAGTTCATAATTAG
- the nqrM gene encoding (Na+)-NQR maturation NqrM, whose translation MSTFILAFGFFLTMVLAMAVGYLFQKKSISGSCGGLGALGIEKACDCPEPCDRKKSRMEKEEARQKKLNEWKQNQIL comes from the coding sequence ATGTCTACATTCATTCTTGCTTTTGGTTTCTTTCTAACAATGGTGCTGGCTATGGCCGTTGGTTACCTATTTCAGAAAAAATCAATCTCTGGAAGCTGTGGTGGCTTAGGTGCACTAGGTATTGAAAAAGCCTGTGATTGTCCAGAACCGTGTGATCGTAAAAAGTCACGTATGGAAAAAGAAGAAGCCCGCCAGAAAAAGTTAAACGAGTGGAAGCAAAACCAAATTTTGTAA
- the nqrF gene encoding NADH:ubiquinone reductase (Na(+)-transporting) subunit F translates to MNNVEIYLGVGMFIAIVLALVFIIMFAKSKLVPSGDVTITINGDPDKAIKTEPGGKLLGALADAGYFVSSACGGGGSCGQCRVDVHSGGGEILPTELDHITKGEAREGCRLSCQVAIKQDMEIELEESVFGVKKWDCEVISNDNKATFIKELKLKIPNGESVPFRAGGYIQIEAPAHHVKYKEFEIPDEYRGDWERFGFFDIESKVDEETIRAYSMANYPEEEGIIMLNVRIATPPPNNLSLPAGKMSSYIWSLKEGDKATISGPFGEFFAKETENEMVFVGGGAGMAPMRSHIFDQLRRLKSKRKMSFWYGARSLREMFYTEDFDELAAENDNFEWHVALSDPQPEDNWEGYTGFIHQVLLENYLKDHPAPEDCEFYMCGPPMMNAAVINMLKDLGVEDENIMLDDFGG, encoded by the coding sequence ATGAATAATGTAGAAATATATCTAGGCGTAGGCATGTTCATTGCCATCGTTCTAGCGCTGGTATTTATTATCATGTTTGCCAAGTCTAAATTGGTACCAAGCGGTGATGTTACTATCACTATCAATGGTGACCCAGACAAAGCAATCAAAACAGAGCCAGGTGGTAAGCTACTTGGTGCTCTAGCTGATGCAGGATACTTTGTATCTTCTGCATGTGGTGGCGGTGGCTCATGTGGTCAGTGTCGTGTAGACGTACACTCAGGTGGTGGTGAAATCCTTCCAACTGAACTTGATCACATCACCAAAGGTGAAGCCCGTGAAGGCTGTCGTCTTTCATGTCAGGTTGCTATTAAGCAAGACATGGAAATCGAATTGGAAGAGTCAGTATTTGGTGTTAAGAAGTGGGATTGTGAAGTTATCTCTAACGATAATAAAGCAACCTTCATCAAAGAACTTAAGCTTAAAATTCCTAACGGTGAAAGCGTACCTTTCCGTGCAGGTGGTTATATTCAGATTGAAGCGCCAGCTCACCACGTTAAGTACAAAGAGTTCGAAATTCCTGATGAATACCGCGGTGACTGGGAGCGTTTTGGCTTCTTCGACATCGAGTCTAAAGTAGACGAAGAAACAATTCGTGCGTACTCAATGGCGAACTACCCAGAAGAAGAAGGCATTATTATGTTGAACGTGCGTATCGCTACGCCGCCACCTAATAACCTAAGCCTACCTGCTGGTAAAATGTCATCGTACATCTGGAGCCTGAAAGAAGGTGACAAAGCGACTATCTCTGGCCCGTTCGGTGAATTCTTCGCGAAAGAAACTGAAAACGAAATGGTATTCGTAGGTGGTGGTGCAGGTATGGCCCCAATGCGTTCACACATCTTCGATCAGCTTCGTCGCCTTAAATCTAAGCGTAAGATGAGCTTCTGGTATGGTGCACGTTCACTTCGTGAAATGTTCTATACAGAAGACTTCGACGAGCTAGCAGCTGAAAATGATAACTTTGAGTGGCACGTAGCACTTTCTGATCCTCAGCCAGAGGACAACTGGGAAGGTTACACAGGGTTCATTCACCAAGTACTTCTTGAGAACTACTTGAAAGATCACCCAGCACCAGAAGACTGTGAGTTCTACATGTGTGGACCACCTATGATGAACGCGGCCGTAATCAACATGCTTAAAGATTTAGGTGTTGAGGACGAAAACATCATGCTAGATGACTTCGGTGGCTAA